The following proteins come from a genomic window of Lolium rigidum isolate FL_2022 chromosome 5, APGP_CSIRO_Lrig_0.1, whole genome shotgun sequence:
- the LOC124654225 gene encoding disease resistance protein Pik-2-like: MEFVVGASEATMKSLLGKLGGLLAQEYTLIRGVRSDVQYISDELRTVQAFLGDIGSAPEGHDRRLKDWMKQIRDMGYDMEDCIDNFAHRLPSDSLSDATCSFLVMRFYELRTFWPRHQIASKISDLKVRAQQIAERRVRYGLDNPAPTKGNVTSSGTGSIGEHLPAIRQLIHTKEPVGAVEDMKKLREWLTKHNGPERHRSVLSLVGFGGVGKTTIATALYREFRNEFDCWASVTISQNYDEDEVLRNILYQIKTPDILGQSKLQDMEQEQQGQKSSLKKKNIAADIGSAISQFVPLICGLSKEVTRSSSDFTKNKLETLDHDQLIQVLQTRLTEKRYLLLIDDIWSAETWDKIRIWLPYDNTKDSRVIVTTRFQAVGTACSDREGTDLLHTVNVLNPADSRSLFDQSVSKAQCSDGRETVVGLPCSNDMSTDTHNTVDKHTDYSINPLDHSVFEFKNNNVRENKEVVGKVWEYCGGLPLAIVTMAGLVSCNPEQNDVYWSRIFQDFFPEKVAPLTLDGVTRILDYCYNNLPPELRTCSLYLSIFPKGMTISRKRLTRRWISECFVAEKQGLTAEEVAETYFNQLISRKIICPVDHSSNGKVKSFKVHDMILEYIVSKSSEENFITVVGGHWLMPAPTYKVRRLSMQSSGSKHGSSTKGMNLSQVRSLTAFGSKNQRLPFHSFNNGIIQVLDLEGWKGLEQKHLSDICRMVVLKYLSLRRTEVREIPSQIEKLEYLETLDIRETNVAALPKSFGRLKLLRSMLGGSKYPRKTLKLPQGINNEPMKGLRILSGIEITEESVAAVASLHQLTGLRKLGIYKLNIEEGSKTFKQLVSSIEYLCSCGLQTLVINDERSEFINSLDSMSAPPRYLITLELSGKMEKPPKWIENLSNLYKLTLSVTVLRTDTFQLIQKLPKLFCLTFTLSAAREDQDIVDILEENKQLTDREIIVPPGGFENLKLLRFFATLVPRISFAVKENKKVMPALERIDMRFLAFEGIYGIETLEQLQEVHLSVDSQADDITKLLVDDLKDAHKHIDKESTYKCPKIITG, from the exons ATGGAGTTTGTGGTGGGCGCTTCCGAGGCCACCATGAAATCTCTTCTGGGCAAGCTGGGCGGCCTCCTTGCCCAGGAGTACACTCTGATCCGTGGCGTCCGCAGCGATGTCCAGTACATCAGTGATGAGCTCAGGACCGTGCAGGCCTTCCTTGGTGACATCGGCTCTGCCCCAGAAGGCCACGACCGGCGGCTCAAGGACTGGATGAAGCAGATACGTGACATGGGATACGATATGGAAGACTGTATCGACAACTTTGCCCACCGCCTCCCAAGTGACTCACTCAGCGATGCCACATGCTCGTTCCTAGTGATGAGGTTCTATGAGCTACGGACGTTCTGGCCTCGACATCAGATTGCTTCCAAGATCTCCGACCTCAAGGTTCGGGCGCAACAGATTGCTGAACGACGCGTAAGATATGGACTGGACAACCCAGCCCCAACCAAAGGCAATGTCACCAGCTCTGGCACTGGAAGCATTGGGGAGCACCTGCCGGCCATCCGTCAGCTCATCCACACAAAAGAGCCCGTGGGAGCAGTAGAGGACATGAAGAAGCTCAGGGAGTGGCTAACGAAACACAATGGCCCGGAAAGGCATCGATCTGTTCTGTCCTTAGTCGGATTTGGTGGTGTTGGAAAGACCACCATTGCCACAGCATTGTACCGGGAATTCAGGAACGAATTTGACTGCTGGGCATCAGTCACTATCTCTCAGAACTATGATGAAGATGAAGTCCTCAGGAATATTCTGTATCAAATCAAAACCCCAGATATTCTGGGCCAAAGCAAGCTGCAAGACATGGAACAGGAGCAGCAAGGCCAAAAAAGCTCACTGAA GAAGAAAAACATAGCGGCAGATATTGGAAGCGCAATAAGTCAATTTGTGCCACTGATCTGCGGTCTCAGCAAGGAAGTCACTCGCAGCAGCTCAGATTTCACCAAGAACAAGCTAGAAACGCTGGACCACGACCAACTTATCCAAGTACTGCAAACACGCCTGACTGAAAAAAG GTATCTCCTTCTGATTGATGACATATGGTCCGCAGAAACATGGGACAAAATTAGAATTTGGTTGCCATATGACAATACAAAAGATAGCCGAGTAATAGTGACAACAAGATTTCAAGCTGTTGGTACAGCTTGCTCCGACAGAGAAGGAACTGATCTTCTACATACAGTTAATGTTCTTAATCCTGCCGACTCCAGAAGTCTATTTGATCAAAGTGTTTCTAAAGCCCAATGTAGTGATGGAAGGGAAACAGttgttggcttgccctgctccaatGATATGAGCACTGATACTCACAATACAGTTGATAAACATACTGATTACTCAATAAATCCACTTGATCATAGCGTTTTTGAATTCAAAAACAACAATGTCAGAGAGAACAAAGAGGTCGTGGGGAAGGTTTGGGAATATTGTGGGGGTCTGCCTTTGGCCATAGTCACCATGGCTGGTCTTGTTTCCTGCAACCCGGAACAAAATGATGTGTATTGGAGTAGAATTTTCCAGGATTTTTTTCCAGAGAAGGTGGCTCCTCTTACCTTGGATGGAGTCACAAGGATACTGGATTATTGCTACAATAATCTACCTCCAGAACTCAGGACCTGCTCGTTGTACTTGAGTATATTTCCAAAGGGCATGACAATTAGTAGGAAGCGCCTCACCCGGCGGTGGATATCCGAATGCTTTGTGGCTGAGAAGCAAGGGCTAACTGCAGAGGAAGTGGCGGAAACATACTTTAATCAGCTAATTAGCAGGAAGATAATATGTCCTGTTGATCACAGCAGCAATGGAAAGGTCAAATCGTTCAAAGTTCATGACATGATTCTCGAATATATCGTGTCCAAGTCAAGTGAAGAGAACTTTATCACTGTTGTTGGTGGCCACTGGCTGATGCCAGCTCCTACTTACAAAGTTCGTCGACTCTCCATGCAAAGCAGTGGTTCCAAGCATGGGAGTTCAACAAAAGGTATGAATCTGTCTCAAGTGCGGTCACTGACTGCCTTTGGAAGCAAGAACCAACGACTGCCTTTCCATTCATTCAACAATGGAATAATACAAGTGCTAGATCTTGAGGGTTGGAAAGGTTTGGAACAGAAGCATCTTAGTGACATATGCAGAATGGTTGTGCTCAAGTATTTGAGCCTTCGAAGAACAGAGGTGAGAGAGATTCCATCACAGATCGAAAAGCTAGAGTACCTTGAAACTCTTGACATAAGGGAGACCAATGTTGCAGCACTGCCTAAAAGCTTTGGGCGGCTCAAACTGCTCCGTAGCATGCTTGGGGGGAGTAAATATCCACGGAAGACACTCAAGTTGCCTCAAGGGATAAATAACgagccgatgaaaggacttcgtaTACTGTCAGGGATTGAGATCACTGAGGAGTCAGTAGCAGCTGTAGCAAGCCTTCACCAGTTGACAGGGCTAAGAAAGCTTGGCATTTACAAGCTCAATATAGAGGAGGGTAGTAAGACCTTCAAGCAATTGGTCTCCTCCATTGAGTACCTCTGCAGTTGCGGTCTGCAGACTCTAGTAATAAATGATGAGCGCTCTGAGTTTATCAACTCATTAGACTCCATGTCTGCTCCTCCAAGGTACCTCATTACCTTGGAGCTGTCTGGCAAAATGGAAAAGCCCCCAAAGTGGATCGAAAATCTCAGTAATCTATACAAGCTGACACTTTCTGTGACAGTTCTTAGGACTGATACTTTCCAGCTCATCCAGAAACTGCCCAAATTGTTTTGTCTCACCTTTACACTCAGTGCAGCCAGGGAAGATCAGGACATAGTGGACATCCTTGAGGAAAATAAACAGCTGACAGATAGGGAGATCATTGTTCCACCTGGTGGATTTGAGAATCTAAAGCTGCTCCGCTTCTTTGCAACACTAGTACCAAGGATAAGCTTTGCagttaaagaaaataaaaaggtaatgCCCGCACTCGAGAGGATCGATATGCGGTTTCTAGCCTTTGAAGGGATTTATGGCATCGAGACTCTTGAACAGCTACAAGAGGTTCATCTCAGCGTTGATAGTCAAGCAGATGATATAACCAAGTTGCTGGTAGATGATCTGAAGGACGCCCACAAGCACATTGACAAAGAGAGCACTTATAAGTGCCCAAAAATTATCACTGGTTGA